The genomic DNA GGATGTCATTGTACATGTAGGTACACATGGGAATGTAGAGTTTCTTCCGGGCAAAGGCGTGGGGCTTTCTGATGCCTGTCTGCCGGATATATCGATTCATGAACTCCCGCATCTCTATATCTACAACGCAGATAATTCACCTGAAGGGATCATTGCCAAGAGGCGGAGTTATGCCACTTTGGTGGACCATATGCAGACCGTGATGACCCAGGGTGGACTCTATGAGGAGCTTGAGGAACTCGGGCGCTATCTGGGAGAATACGAGCAGGCCCGGATTACCGATAAGGGACGGGCCCATGTCCTGGAACATTTGATTTTGGACCTGATGAAGAAGATCAATCTGGATAAGGAAATTAAACTTACCGATGATCTGCCTTTCGAAACAGCGGCCAAAGCTGCGCATGACGCCTTAAGCCGGATCAGAAATACACAGATTCAGGATGGAATGCATATCTTTGGGGAGCTTCCGGAAGGGGATAAGCGGATTGACTTTATCAACTCCGTCCTGCGTTACGATGCCGGAGAAGAGGTATCGCTTCGCAAGATGATCTGTAGATTAATGGGACTGGATCTAAAGGATCTCCTCAGCGATCAGGGAGCCATAGACGCCCATTACCTTAAGAGCCACGGAGAGCTTTTGGAAGAGATCGACATCCTGAGCCGGGAACTTATCAAGAAAGTTTTAAATAATAATAGTGGAGAATTAGGGAGAGCGCTGGAAGAAATTCTTGGTGAGAGGATGAGGGATGAGAGCCACTTAGAAGGGCTTGATTTAGTGAGAAGGCAAATCCTGGAGCTTGATTCCCGGATAGAGGACTCCAAAGAAATAGAGGCCCTCTTGCACGGACTTGAAGCCGGCTATATCCCGGCCGGTCCTTCCGGTCTGATTACCAGGGGCCGGGCCGATGTACTCCCGACCGGCCGAAATTTCTACTCCCTTGACCCGCAGCGGATTCCAACCAAGGCTGCCTGTCAGGTGGGTGAAAGGCTGGCCCATGCTCTCATTGAGAAATACCGGCGCGAAGAGGGAAGGATCCCGGAAAATGTGGCCATACACTGGATGTGTGCTGATATTATGTGGTCTGATGGAGAAGGGATGGCCCAAATTATGCGCCTGTTGGGAGTTAAGCCTTGCTGGCTCTCGAATGGCCGGGTGAGGGGGTTCGAGATTATCCCTCTAGAAGAGCTGGGCAGGCCGAGGATAGATGTAACCATCCGCGTCTCCGGTATAACCAGGGATAATTTTCCGAATTGCATTGAACTCGTGGACGAGGCCGTCCAGGCCGTGGCTGCATTGGATGAATCGGTTGAGATGAATTTCGTGAGGAAGCATGTCCTGGAACAGATGGCTTCTCAGGGAGAATCGCCGGCGAATAAGGATGCCTGGCGGAAGGCTACGTTAAGGGTGTTTGCCTCCAAACCCGGCACCTATATGCCCGGGGTCAACCTGGCGGTTTATGCCTCGGCCTGGAAGGAAGAGAAAGACCTGGCCGATGTCTTTATTTACTGGAACGGCTATGCCTACGGCAAAGGCATTTATGGTCAGGAATCTCATGAACAGTTGATTCATAGCCTGAAGACGGTGGATGTCACCTTTAATAAGGTGGTAACGGATGAGTACGACCTTTTTGGCTGCTGTTGTTATTTCGGCAACCACGGCGGGATAACGGCTGCGGCGCGGAACATCTCCGGTAAGGAGGTAAAGACCTATTATGGAGATACCCGGGAGCCGGAACATGTGGAGGTGAAGGACCTGGCAGACGAGGTAAGGAGGGTGGTGCGGACCAAACTGCTCAACCCGAAGTGGATTGAAGGCATGAAGCGCCACGGGTACAAAGGCGCCGGGGATATATCCAAACGGGTCGGCCGGGTCTATGGCTGGGAGGCCACCACCCAGGAGGTTGATGACTGGATATTTGATGACATCGCCAGGACCTTTATTCTAGACGAAGAGAACCGGGAATTCTTTGAGGAGCACAATCCCTGGGCGCTGGAAGAGATGGCCAGAAGGCTGCTGGAAGCGGAGAAAAGGGGTCTATGGGCGGCGGACCCGGAGGTCTTAAATGAATTAAAGGATGCATACCTGGCCATAGAGGGATGGATAGAAGAAAGAATGGAAGGGGTGGAAGGAGATTTCCAGGGCGGTTCCATAGACGTCTTGACCCCTGATGACGTAGAGAATTGGGGGGAGATGATGCAGGGAATTAAGGACAAAGTAAGATCGGTGACAGGGAATAAGTAATGAGTTATGAGTGCGTCCAGGTTCTTTGGAGACTTCATGGATAATCTGATAATCTTGCGTTTCTTCAGCGAACTTCTTTGTCCCTTCGCTTCACGGCTTCCGCAGCGACCCTTTCGGGGCTTGCAGGTGGGGAATGCTTGCCCCTTCCGGCCTCTAAAGGGCTGGCTTTCCCCTTCCTGCGCGCCCTCGATGGGTTCCCCCCTTCTACAGCAAGTTTCGCTCGGAGACAAATGGTTCGCTTAAAACCCAGGAAACCCCAGATGAGATGAAGCATTGAAAGGAGAATAGAAAGATCGGATGAAAACAAAAAGAGTGACATATCCCTTCACCGCCATAGTAGGCCAGGAGAAGATGAAGAGCGCCTTGATTTTGAATGCTGTTAATCCCAGGCTGGGAGGGGTGCTCATCCGCGGAGAAAAAGGGACTGCCAAATCAACGGCCGTTCGTGCGCTGGCCAATCTTCTCCCGGAGATAGAGGTGGTCGCGGACTGTAAATTTGGTTGTGAGCCGCATGTAAAAGAAAAGATGTGTCAGGAGTGTGCGGCCCGTCTTGAACAGGGAGAAAGCCTGCCGGTTGGGAGGAGAAAGATTCGCGTGGTTGATCTGCCGGTGAGTTCCACAGAAGACAGGGTGGTGGGTACGCTGGACATAGAACAGGCGATAAAAAAAGGAGAAAAGAGGTTTGAGTCCGGTATCCTGGCCGAAGCGAACCGGGGTATTCTCTACGTGGACGAGGTCAATCTCCTTGATGACCATATCGTGGATGTGCTTCTGGATTCGGCGGCGATGGGTGTGAACATCATGGAGAGGGAGGGTGTTTCCTATTCTCATCCCGCTCAATTTATTCTGGTGGGGACTATGAATCCGGAAGAAGGAGAACTGCGCCCCCAGCTTCTGGATCGTTTCGGACTCTGTGTGAACGTGGAGGGGATCATTGATCCGGATCTGAGGGTAGAGGTTGTTAAAAGAAGAGCCGCGTATGAAGAAGACCCCGTGCAGTTCCGGAAGGCCTGGCAAGAGGAAGAAAATAAACTCCAGGAGGCCATTGTCCGGGCGAAGGAGCTTTTGGACCGGGTAATTGTGTCCGATGACATGCTGCATCTGATCGCCCGCGTCGCGATTGAAATGCACGTGGATGGGCACCGGGCAGATATTACCATAATGAAGGCGGCAAAGACGTTTGCCGCTTTTCATGGACGGGAAAAGGTCTCTAAAGAAGATATCCAAACGGTCGCGGAAATGGCGCTGCAACACAGGATGCGGAGAAAACCCTTTCAAAAGGCCGGTGTAGAGGCGGGAAAAATAGAAGAAATTATTCGTGGTGACTTTGAGAATGTACATGCTCATGCGCATGTCCATAGCCATAAGCACACCCACAAATGAGAAATATTAGGCGCATGCATGAATTGGACTAAAGAAAACGTTTATCCCTTTTCCGCTGTTGTGGGTCAAGACGACCTGAAGATGGCGTTGTTGCTCAATGCCGTCTTACCTTCCATCGGCGGAGCGCTCATTCGGGGAGAGAAGGGAACCGCCAAGTCAACAGCGGTTCGGGCCCTGGCCGCCCTTTTGCCTGAGATCGAGGTGGTTCCGGGATGTCTTTTCAATTGCGCTCCTCATGACTATCAAGGTTTGTGTGCTGACTGTAAGGCAAGGGTAAAGCAAGGAGATACCCTGCCTGTTATCAGCAGAAAGATCAGTGTGATCGATCTTCCCTTGGGGTGCACAGAGGACCGGGTGGTGGGAATGATTGACCTCGAGTATGCGATAAAGGAGGGGAAAAAGCGATTTGAACCCGGACTGCTTGCCGGGGCCCACCGGGGTATTCTTTATATTGACGAGGTCAACCTCCTGCACGATCATATCGTGGATATTATTCTCGATGCTGCGGCTATGGGGATCAATATTGTCGAACGGGAAGGGATCGCTTATACACATCCGGCCGAATTTATCCTGATCGGAACCATGAATCCGGAGGAAGGAGAACTACGGCCCCAGCTTCTGGATCGGTTTGGGTTGTGTGTCCAGGTGGAAGGTATAGAGAGTCCGGGCGAAAGGGTAGAAGTGATCAAGCGCCGGGAGGATTTTGAAAAAGACCCGGATGAATTTATTAAGCGCTATCAGAATGCCCAGCATGCGCTGGAGCAAAGGGTAATTGGGGCCAGAAAAGTTATTCCCTCTGTCCGTATCCCGGAAGAGATGCTCCGTCTCTGTTCTACACTGGCACTGGAGGCTTATGTGGCCGGGCAACGTGCGGATATCATCATGAGAAAAACAGCCATAGCCGTTGCCGCTTTCGATGGGAGAAAAGAAGTTACTGAAGATGATATCAAAAGAGCGGCAGGATTTGTGCTCCTTCATCGGATGAGGATGCCTCCTCAGCCCCGCCACGAGGAAAAGGAGAGAGAAGAGCCGGACGAATCTTCCGCAGATAAAGATCAAACCCGCGCTGAGTCAAGGGACAACAAGGCAGAAAGTCAAAAGGAAGGCCGGGGGGATAAAGAGCAGGAAGGACGTTCATCCAGAGGGCAAGGGGAAGGGGAGCAGGAAGACCAGGGGGCAGGGCGCTCTTCTTTGGAAACGGTTTTTTCCACAGGCACGCCCTTCCGGGTCAAGCCTATACAGGCGGAGAAGGACCGGGTAGTACGTAAGGGTTCGGGGCGTAGGAGCCGGACCGAGACATCCACGAAAGCGGGTCGCTATGTCAGAAGCACATTGAGCCACAGAGACGCGGACTTTGCCCTTGACGCCACGATCCGGGCGGCCGCCCCTTATCAGAGGGAAAGGAAAAGGGAAGATATAGCCATTGCCATTGAAAAGAGTGACATCAGGGGAAGGAGAAGAGAGAAGAAGATCGGCAATTTTATCGTTTTTGTGGTGGATGCCAGCGGCTCTATGGGTGCGGGCAAACGCATGATCGCAACCAAAGGGGCCATCCGCTCCCTCCTTATAGATGCCTATCAGAAGAGAGATCGGGTGGCTATGGTAGCCTTTAGGGGAGACCGGGCGGAGGTGCTCCTGCCCCCAACCAACAGTATCGAACTCACCTATAAGCTCCTGGAAGAGCTGCCGACCGGCGGGAAGACCCCTTTGTCACATGGAATAACCCTGGGATATGAGGTCATTGAGAGTTATTTCCATAAGGACCCCAATATCTATCCTATGTTTATTTTGATCTCCGACGGCAAGGCGAATATAGGCCTGTATGGAGGAAAACCAGTTATGGAGTCTATGGAGATAGCCAATGTGATACGAGATGATTCCCGTATCCGGAGTGTGGTAATCGATGTGGAGAAGGCCGGTATGATCTCATTTGGCCTGGCCTGTCAACTTTCAGCCCAGATGGGGGCACGGTATTTTAAGATCGATGACCTCAAGGCAAATGACCTGCTTGAGGCTATCCGGAACGACTTATTCCAATAGCTGGATATTCAGTCCTATTTTGCTTTAATCCACAACAACCTGGCCACATTAGGCCCTGGATTTTCCCATTGACTCGGCATCTCTGCGGTCAGATAGATCACGTCTCCGGCGCGGATAGTGTAAGTAGCATTACTGATAACCATTTTTAATTTGCCTGAAAGGACATAGCCTATCTCCTCGCCTTTATGAAGGAAAAAATGGGCAGGCAGCTCTTGGTGGGGCTCTATTTCAATGATATAGGGTTCCATGTTGCCCTGAAAATCCGGCGGTGTTAAAAGCTTACCCTGGATCGATCCGGTAGGGATATCCTCAAACCCTGCTTCTACAGCCTCAGCAGCCGGAAAGATGATCTGTTTTTCTGATTTTGAAGACGGTTGTAATAGTGAACCGACATCAACTGAAAGGACCTCGGCCATCTTCAGAAGGGCCGGCAGTGAGGGATAAATAATGTCGGTCTCTACCTGGGAGATAGTGCTGGGAGTAACTCCCACTAGTTTTGCAAGCTCAGCCTGAGATAAGCCCTGTTTCATCCGGAGTTCTTTGACGCGAGAGCCCAGGTTGATCCCATTGGCCCCTTGTTTTTGCCTGTCAAATGTGATGGCGAGACCTTTTGTCCAGTAGCGGTAAGGTTCATGCATATCCGCTGTGCTGCGACCTTCGGCCTTTAGAATGGTCAGGGTTGTGGTGCCTCTTTTTATAGAAAGGTCGATGGCCACCTGGGCAATCTGATTGATCTGGGCCCTGAGTTGGGGCGAGTGAGCCAATTTTTCCATTATCCAGTAGGCTATAGTATTCAATTCATAGAGGCGGGGGCAGGAATGAGAATAAAACTTCTGTACGGCCTCTTCCCCTCCCCAGAGTTTTTGCATGCCCGTGATACTTTCAAATACGAGACGGACATCTCCGCTTAAAGCCTCATGGAGCCCATAGAGGGCTTCTATTACATAGTCCATGTCTCCCGGCTTTTCCACCCTCCTGATATGGCAGAGGCGTTCAGGATCAGGTTCTTCGTAGAATTTCATGAAGACGGAGGTGGATGCTCCCTTACCGCAGGTGAAGGCGTCAAGGATAGTAAGATTCGGGCTGTCCGCCAGGGGACCCAGTTTATCAAGGAGGTTCCTGGGGGAGCGGTCAAAGGTGACATAAATTACCGGCTTATGATTGGATAGTGATGCCTGGAGAAAATTAAGACAAAAGACCGATGCCAGGCTGCCGGAATGATCATACCAGACCACGTTATCACCGATGAAGAGACCGCCGAGCAGTCGGTCCAAGTGACTTACTCCAGAACTAACAGACGCCTTTTTGCGCATTGGCAATACCCCTTCTTTCAGTTAAGATAATAAATTTCATACTCTTGATCTGTCTATGAGTCAAGATTTCTCCTGAAGATGTTCTATCAACAGAGGCGTTAGAGAAAATTAGTACAAATAACTTAGCTATTGACAAAACCCGGCTTTTATAATAGCAAGTTATCTGGTTGTGACCAACACAACGGCGTGCTGGTCGCAGATGACGATGATGTCCGCCTACCCTAAGTGGTAGTGCGGTTTTTTTTTGCCCGGATTGTTAAGTATAACTGTTTTGACTATTAATTTATTCAGTATAACTATCAGAAAAAACATTACGCAGGAGGGAAAAGAATTATGTCATTTAGCAAACCAAATCGAAGCGCCGCTACCCTGACTACAACCAGGGTGACACCCGCCCCCGGGTCAGGAATTTGCGTGACCTGTGTGGACGGCTGTGAAGGGCCGTGCGAAATCGGCCGGTCAGCCCTTAAGGGGAGAGAGGTGATATATCCTGCGCCTTTTGGAGTCATCACCTCTGGTTCGGAAAAGGACTACCCGGTAGATTTCTCCCATTTTAATATCCAGGGTACGGCTGTGGGCGCCGTGGGAATTGAGGCCGATTCCGATAAGGCCACGTTCCCGGCCGTGGATACGACTACGGCTGTGGGTGCGGGCGGCAACATCAAGCTGAATTTTCCGGTGTTTACCGGTGCAGTTGGGTCCACGGATATCGCCCGTATTAACTGGGAAGATGTGGCTGTGGGTGCAGCCATCTCGGGTGTGCTGGTAGTTGCGGGTGAAAATATTTGTGGCATGGATTCTCAGGCGGAATTCAAGAATGGGAAAATATCCAGGTCGCCGGAGATGGAACGTCGCATTAACGCCTTCCGTCAATGGTACGACGGGACCGGCGGTATTATTATTCAGGCCAATGTGGAAGACACCAAGTTGGGTGTGCCGGAATATGTGATTGGGCAGTTAGGCATCGAGATATTTGAATTAAAGTGGGGCCAGGGCGCCAAAGACATCGGCGGCGAAGTCAAGTTGCATTCGATCGAGAGGGCCTTGCAGTTGAAGGAGCGGGGTTATATCGTGCTCCCGGATCCAACCAATCCCGCCGTCCAGGCCGCCTTTAAGGCCGGTGGTATAACAGAATTTGAACGGCATTCCCGCCTCGGCATGGTAGATGAGGAGGCCTTTTACAAATCGGTCGAACACCTGCGGTCTGTCGGCGCAAAGCATGTGACTCTTAAGACCGGGGCCTATCGCCCGGCAGATCTGGCGCGGGCCATTAAGTTCTCTTCAAATGCCAAGATTGATCTCCTTACCATAGACGGAGCCGGCGGCGGAACCGGCATGAGTCCCTGGCGTATGATGAATGAGTGGGGCATACCCACCGTGCAGTTAGAATGCCTGACCTATCAGATGTGTCAGCGGCTGGCGGCCAGGGGAGCCTATATCCCGCCCATTGCCATAGCGGGCGGTCTCTCTCTGGAAGACCATATCTTTAAGGCCCTGGCGCTGGGCGCTCCCTATGTCAAGGCCATTTGCCTGGGACGGGCCATTCTCACCGCGGCCATGGTGGGCAAGACCCATGGAAAGTTAATGGCGCAAAAAATGGAGTTGGAAGGTGAAGATGTAGAGCAAGGATACCTGCGCCTCTTTGGCGTAGGGGCGCAACTTAAAGAACGCTTTGGCAAAGACTTTACCAAACTTCCGGGCGGGGCCATAGGTATGTATTCTTATATTGACCGGCTGAAACAGGGCCTCCAGCAACTTATGGCCGGGTCCAGAAAATTTGCCCTCAAATACATTGATCGTAATGATCTGGTGGCCTTGACCAGGGATGCGGCGGAAGTCTCCGGAATTTCCTATGTTATGGAGTCCGATGCAGCAGAAATAGATAAGATATTAGGCTAATCTTGATGAACTCGTAGAAAGTAAAAGTTTGGACGGCACAGTAAAAAGTTTCAGTTGCAAGGCGCGCAAATCCTATTATCCGTTGTCCGTCAACAAACCATGCACTTACGGTGAACGGTAAACAGTGAACGGTGAACTATTTCCATAGCTACGCCGCAGTGATCCGCCGGAGGCGGACAACGCAGCAAATGGACTTTTTAAGAAGCCGTTAATCTTAAACATTAGTAAGGGAGGAAGCAAGCTATGTTAAATGTGATATGCAAACACAACTGCAAGTCCTGTTTTGCACTGCCGGTATGCGCAGTGGGGGCCATAATAGACCAGCAGGGTTCCATCTATGTGGATACCGACAAATGCATCGGCTGCGGCTGTTGCCGCACCGTATGTGTCACCTTCGGATACGACAAGGCCCTGAAAGACAAGACCGTAGAGTGGCTTAAAGGAGCCGCATAGGGATTTCCATCTCGGACGCAGAGGAACGTCCGCCTCAGGCGGACGTCCTAATTGATTTAGCTGTAGGAAACAGGGAGAACGAGAAATGAACGGATGGATCGGGCGTTGTCTGAGGATAAACCTGACCGAAGGAAGACATAATATTGAGGAGATCGATCCCGGGCTGCTCGAAAGGTTTATAGGGGGGCGGGGCCTGGGCGCCAGGATTTTTACAGACGAAGTTTCCCCTCAGGTAGATCCGCTTTCCCCTGAAAACAAACTCGTCTTTTCTTCGGGTCCCCTGGTGGGCACAGGGGCTATAACCGGGGCCTCGTGCAATGTAATAACCAAGTCCGCATTAACCGGCGGACTGGCCTGTGCAAAGATGCGCGGACATTTTGGCGCCGAGCTGAAATTTGCCGGCTTTGACCTGCTAATCGTAGAAGGCAAGGCCGAGATGCCGGTTATTATCTCGATTATGGATGACAAGGTGAGGCTTATCCCGGCCCTGGAATACTGGGGCCGTACCACGGTGGAAACCGAGGAACTGTTTAAGAATAACCTGGGTGATCCGTGGAGCGCACGGGAAACCTATCTGGTTTCCATTGGTCCGGCAGGCGAGAAACTTTTGCCCCTGGCCAACCTGATTAATGACCGGTTCCTCCCGGTAGGGGGCGCGGGCATCGGCGCGGTTATGGGTTCAAAGAACCTTAAGGCCATTGCCGTCAGAGGTCGGCACTCCCTCCAGGTGGCGGATGGGAATCGATTCATGCAGGTGGTCACCACCCTGATTAATAAGCTCAACAGCGCCCCTCTTACCCAGTCCATGTCGCAAACGGGAACTGCTTTTCTGGTGGGGTTATGTTATCAGAAAGGAATCCTGCCACAGAATAATTTTCGCCGTGCCCCGCTTCCGTTAAGAAATATCGCTACTGATGCCCTGAACAGCGCCTTTGCCTTGAGGAGTCGCGGCTGCTTTGCGTGCCCTATCGCCTGCATCAAAAAGGCGGATGTTAAATACTCTGCCTACGAAGGGAAGGGGATGGCCCCGACCTATCTGGCCATCGGTTCTCTGGGGGTGAATTGCGGGATTACCGACCTGACTACGATCGGTATGGCGAGTATGATGTGCGGGGAAATGGGATTGGACCCCGTAGCTGCCGGAGGGACTCTCGCCACTATCATGGAATTAGTGGAGAAAAAAGTGGTCACCCCTGAGGAGCTAAAAATTGACCTTCGGTTCGGCAACGGGGAGGCCATGGTGGAGGCGCTACACCTGATGGCCACTAAAAAAGGATATGCCAGACGTCTGGGTCAGGGCGGGCGGGCCCTGGCCAAAGAGTTCGGAAGGCCGGAGGTCTTTATGGGCGTAAAGGGTCATTCTCTGTCTCCTTTTGACCCGCGCGCCATTCAGGGCATGGGACTTCATTTTGCGACATGTAACTATGGGCCGCATCATCTGTTCGCCTACACGTTCATTGACGAACTCCTTAATGTACATCAAATTCTTGATCCATGGGAAATTGGCGGAAAGCCTTTGCTTGTGAAGGAGTATCAGAATACCACCGCTGTCATGGACTCTCTGGGGCTGTGCAATTGGCCTCTGATGGGACTCAAATTCAATAACTACGTACCCATGGTGAACAGTTGCCTGGGAACGAATTATAAGGCAGATGACCTTTTGTTTATCGGTGAAAGGATCTGGAACCTGGAGAGGATGTTTAACCTGAAAGCGGGATTTGACCGGACGCATGATACACTTCCGGAGCGGTTTATCAAGGAACCGGTTCCTGATGGGCCGGCCGAGGGGCAAGTCAGCAGGATAGAGGAGATGATCCCTGAATATTATCATCTCAGGGGCTGGAATGAACAGGGTGAGCCACGGCCTGAGACGTTACAGGCATTGAACTTGGAGGTGTGAGAGTGCCAAGAATAAAGATCGATCATACCAAATGCACCGGGTGCAGGCATTGTGAGACGGCCTGCTCACTCAACCATGTGGCAAATACGGTAAATCCTAGACGGGCCCGTATAAGGGTGATGAGGGACGGCAATCGCTACTACCCGGTGATCGCCGGGCCGTTTGTGGATGCGGCCTGCACTTCAAAACACTACATCGTCATTGGTGAGCAGACTTATGACATGTGCGCCTTCTGCCGGGCCTCCTGTCCGGAAAAACCGTATTTCGTGGAGGCTGAGACCGGTATCCCTTTGAAATGTGATTTTTGTGGCATACCGCCCAGTCCTTCCTGTGTGCGCTGGTGCAACACCGGTGCCCTGGAACTGGTAGAGGACTAGACGCAAATATAAAAAAGATGGTCCCCATGGAGATTCAAATTAACGATAATCGACTCATCGGATCGGTAATGGTAGTCGGAGGTGGAATTGCCGGGATCCAGGCGGCTATGGATCTGGCGGATGGCGGTTTTTATGTCTATCTGATCGAAAGGTCATCGGCCATAGGTGGTATCATGGCCGGTCTGGATAAGACCTTTCCGACCAATGACTGCGCCCTCTGAATACTGGCGCCCAAGCTCGTGGAGGCCGGTCGGTCTCCAAATATAAAAATCATTACCAACGCCGAGGTCCAGGAAGTATCGGGTACTGCCGGAAACTTTCGGGTCAAGGTACGGCGACAGCCACGTTATGTGGATGAAACCAAGTGTACGGCTTGTGGGGTCTGTGCGCAGTACTGCCCGGTTACCATCCCGGATCCTCATAACCAGAATCTATCCCAGAAAAAAGCCATTGATATTCTTTATACGCAGGCCGTGCCTTCCGCCTATGCGGTTAATCCTGATTATTGCCTGTTTTTGAACAGACGGGAGTGTAAACAGTGCACCCGGGCCTGTCAGGCCGGGGCAATCGATTTTAATCAGAGGTCAGAGGTCTCTACCTATCAGGTTGGCTCTGTTATCTTAGCTACCGGCTTTAAGCAGGTCAACCCGGCAAAATTAAAGACGTATCATTACCAGGACTCCCCTAATGTTGTTACCGGTCTGGAATTTGAAAGGATATCCAGCGCTTCCGGCCCTTACGTAGGCAGGATTCTCCGGCCTTCTGATTTACAAAAGCCCCGAAAGATCGCTTTCATACAATGTGCCGGTTCCCGGGATAATGCCTCCGGTAAAAGCTATTGTTCGTCAGTGTGCTGCAAATATGCGGTTAAAGATGCCATAGTGGCCTTAGAGCATGAGCCGGATCTGGATATTACGATATTCTTTATGGATATGCGGATGTACGGCAAGGGGCTGGAGGCCTTTTATGAACGGGCGAAGGAATGCGGGATAAAATTTGTCCGCTCCAGGGTCTCCGGGATCAAACGTGATCCCGAAACAGAAGACCTCGCCATAAAATATGTTATAGAAGACGGCACGTTACGGCAGGATACGTTCAATCTGGTTGTATTACCAATGGGTCTGGAAGCGCCCGATGGGAATTTCTCTCTGGCCAAGGCCACGGGTATCGGGCTTAATTCATACGGATTTTGCAAAACCGGTCTGTTTTCGCCCCTTGTTACGCAGAGGGACGGCATATACGTTGCCGGTGGATTTCGCGGGCCGATGGCGCTTCCGGATAGCGTTATGCAGGCCAGCGGTACGGCTG from Desulfovibrionales bacterium includes the following:
- a CDS encoding FAD-dependent oxidoreductase, translated to MEIQINDNRLIGSVMVVGGGIAGIQAAMDLADGGFYVYLIERSSAIGGIMAGLDKTFPTNDCAL
- a CDS encoding FMN-binding glutamate synthase family protein, whose translation is MSFSKPNRSAATLTTTRVTPAPGSGICVTCVDGCEGPCEIGRSALKGREVIYPAPFGVITSGSEKDYPVDFSHFNIQGTAVGAVGIEADSDKATFPAVDTTTAVGAGGNIKLNFPVFTGAVGSTDIARINWEDVAVGAAISGVLVVAGENICGMDSQAEFKNGKISRSPEMERRINAFRQWYDGTGGIIIQANVEDTKLGVPEYVIGQLGIEIFELKWGQGAKDIGGEVKLHSIERALQLKERGYIVLPDPTNPAVQAAFKAGGITEFERHSRLGMVDEEAFYKSVEHLRSVGAKHVTLKTGAYRPADLARAIKFSSNAKIDLLTIDGAGGGTGMSPWRMMNEWGIPTVQLECLTYQMCQRLAARGAYIPPIAIAGGLSLEDHIFKALALGAPYVKAICLGRAILTAAMVGKTHGKLMAQKMELEGEDVEQGYLRLFGVGAQLKERFGKDFTKLPGGAIGMYSYIDRLKQGLQQLMAGSRKFALKYIDRNDLVALTRDAAEVSGISYVMESDAAEIDKILG
- a CDS encoding aldehyde ferredoxin oxidoreductase family protein codes for the protein MNGWIGRCLRINLTEGRHNIEEIDPGLLERFIGGRGLGARIFTDEVSPQVDPLSPENKLVFSSGPLVGTGAITGASCNVITKSALTGGLACAKMRGHFGAELKFAGFDLLIVEGKAEMPVIISIMDDKVRLIPALEYWGRTTVETEELFKNNLGDPWSARETYLVSIGPAGEKLLPLANLINDRFLPVGGAGIGAVMGSKNLKAIAVRGRHSLQVADGNRFMQVVTTLINKLNSAPLTQSMSQTGTAFLVGLCYQKGILPQNNFRRAPLPLRNIATDALNSAFALRSRGCFACPIACIKKADVKYSAYEGKGMAPTYLAIGSLGVNCGITDLTTIGMASMMCGEMGLDPVAAGGTLATIMELVEKKVVTPEELKIDLRFGNGEAMVEALHLMATKKGYARRLGQGGRALAKEFGRPEVFMGVKGHSLSPFDPRAIQGMGLHFATCNYGPHHLFAYTFIDELLNVHQILDPWEIGGKPLLVKEYQNTTAVMDSLGLCNWPLMGLKFNNYVPMVNSCLGTNYKADDLLFIGERIWNLERMFNLKAGFDRTHDTLPERFIKEPVPDGPAEGQVSRIEEMIPEYYHLRGWNEQGEPRPETLQALNLEV